A segment of the Hyperolius riggenbachi isolate aHypRig1 chromosome 8, aHypRig1.pri, whole genome shotgun sequence genome:
TTTAATAAGCATTACTTTCAaaatagggaagattatcgtttttaCAATTTGCGACAACAAACTACATACACATTATTGAATGTTtttcaatttgtaaaacattattgtaaacaaaatacaacacattttttataaacgttattgccacttatcgtttacacccatcgcccttttttcccgatgccccttttgcatgtacccgtgCAGTGTATGGTGTATGTATGCTTGGTTTAAAGGTGCAAAAGCAGGGTGTTTTTTTTCAACTATTATTTAGTGATGTAACATTGTACCACCCCTCACTGTAATGCTACCTGTTGAGTATATTTTAATACTTTTATATTATTAaagtaaaataataatttaaaaagcgCTATCCTATTACTGTATATTGCTACCTGTTCTGAGACTGAGAGAAGATTTATTGCAgcggaaacatttatgattactaTGTTTCCTCGAAAATAAGACACGGTCttctattaatttttgctccaaaagatgtgctagggcttattttcagaggatgtcatatttttgggggaaacactggtagttttcctatacaaaatgtatatacagcatgccatgctgaaacacaagcagcatgcacagagcttgtagTTTGCAGATATTgactctcacttacaagaaattgattctgctgatcatgtgggtgagagtctatttcttgcaggcagagaactctgccaggctccccagagctatgataggataagctgtgtgtcctgggaagaagtgaagtgctgctgatgcttatcacgacaAATCAGGAGGGCTGGCCCAGTGGCATacctaagaagctatgggcccagatgcagttttacattggggccccccaagaactctatacataacaattgatttggcgcaccaaacctgccaatggtaactacaatgtcagagctacaaaaaggggatggggaacagtttaatgattactacaattcaaagtatctatagaagggatttttatgagcacaggaccaatagagcgctaatactgcagttgagagagggccATTCGGGGGACCAGGGGCCCCGAtgctgtcacaacctctgcaacccctattgctacgcccctggctggctccaacaaaaacacaaattgcctgacacacataaacaggactgtagaactcacattatactgctgctctcctgtattcaggctttgtattgagtgtGACTTgctggcaggggcatagcaattgcCATAGCAACCACAtcggttgctatggggcccccccCGAGCCCTACGTCACAGTGGGCCCGCAGCATGATGCTCCCCCTAGGacctggaggggttgcagcatgaggggagagcttggtggcatgtcggtggggaggggggacgccccccctccctcacctcgggctctcccctctgcgctcccctccagcattaaatagtGTGGTTATGCGGGCAGCGGCagttacataccttccgtgcggtcCAGCGTGGAAGTTCCTctatctagcctctgacgcgacttcctgttttaagtcgcgtcagaggctagatagAGGAACTTCCACGTTggagtgcacggaaggtatgtatctgccgctgcccgccgcctgcataaccacactatttaatgctggaggggagagcccgaggtgagggaggggagggggccgTCCCACCGacctgccaccaagctctccccttatgctgcgacccctccagcccccaaaaacggccctgagcgggcctggggggaggggcggcctaacCTAACCTGAGGgttgctgcctgtcactcactacctaacctgggggtccctgtcactcacaaccttacctgggggcgcctgtcactcagtacctaacctgggggtcacgcactacctaaccagggggtccctgtcactcactacctaaactgggggttccttgtcactcactacctaacctgggggtccctgtcactcactacctaacctgggggtccctgtcactcactacctaccctggtggtccctgtcactacctgaactggggtgtccctgtcactacttacactggggggcacctgtcactacttacactggggggctcctgtcactggcagaactggggggctcctgtcactggcagaactggggggctcctgtcactgcctgaactggggggctcctgtcacaacctaaactggggaactcgtggcgctacctaaactatccaggccagccagcccatcatcaccaccagccaaccagcccagaatcactgtcaaaaaggccacagcatcaccaccagtcaggccagcatttacttcaaccagccaagcacagcccagcatcaccgccagccagcccggccacagcatcaccgccagccaacccagccacagcatcaccgccaacccatccacagcatcggccacagcatcaccgccagccaggccacaacatcactgccaggcctttcagcccacatataatccccaatccagccaaaaacagtattgccaggcacagcagccagtacaggagaattcagaagccaggtgagaggtgtctagggggcattctgcctatttatgtgaaatgctgtctatttatgtgcctcatgactgctgaatttatcttgttgggggcctcatgatttgctgggggcctcatgattgctgaatttgtcttgttgggggcctcatgattgctgaatttgtcatgttgggggcctcatgattgctgaatttgtcttgttgggggtcacatgattgctaactgcgagactatgggaaaagctgaatcatcatcatatgagacaatagcattgtcgtaatatattggcgctttataaatacaataaataaataaataaatagcattaaacctacttttttagctttttaaaacagaaaataaaactgggaggttctaaaaaaatgaatatcttTTTCAGGAGTCGGATGGATGAAATTTTTTATCTTCCATATGTTGTTGTCTATATATCTTTCAATAAAActtaattgtttaaaaaaaaaaaaagaaattgtttatcttcagtttattttctacttggattttccataatgttcatgtatgagttaaaacgtttgtacagtatttagtttaaattgctgttgctacaagggggcccagtgatttctagttacgccccagactactacctaaactggggacacatatagacctggctactttatactgtacttagaggggtgtgggaatgttggggtggagggtcctggaggaatgtttgggtgggaggtccgagtccATGGGgctggaaggtcgtggggggggggcataatttatttatttttgctatggggcacagtcatttctagctacgcccctgcttgctggtgtcatgtgggctcctgctagggcttacattcgggggatgacttatatttcaagcatgcttggaattcctgctagggcttattctcaggggatgtcttactttaggggaaacacggtatattgGAATGCTTACGGCGCAGGATCAGGTTTTAGACCGCATAATAAACATAGAGCAGtgtgtaaatggaatttgatttaatggctgacaatcccgctttaatgcaATTTTGCTTCTTTATTGCAATATATACAGGAACTTACAAGTAGCATGAtgtttcagtaggagatctttatGAAATACTTTTGATAATGGTCTCCAACTGAAAAGTCATGCTACTTATAGGCTCTGGTATATAATGCAGTAAAGCAGCACAGCTGCATTGCAATCCAGGTAAAGTCCTGGGTCTACTTCTTTCCTTGGGCTGTTCACCCCtagggccggtttcacactgcaatatTGGCATTAGTGGTGCGGTGCAGCGGCCGCACTGCACCaccccgccaaaaacaggccttcggggaatactgcgttactatgcggtattccccatctggccaaacaggaagtgatgcgcgctTGTGGTCACTTCTTGTTTTGGGTAGAtggaagtgcatggaagcgtattgtaacaaatacgcttctgcacatgcatgccgCACTGCCGGcgccaactttaaaaaaaaataaaatgttgcattgccatagacttgcatgacttccgGTTTGCTGCAGGAGCCGCACAGTAATGTAGGTACGTGCTCGCGTTAGATAGGGAACTTCCAATGCGGTGGGGTATAGTAATTTTATCACACCGCCCCAgtatgaaagagcccttagggttgGGGCTCCTGGTTTGAGTTCTTGGTCTATAAATAATTCTTATATCTACGGTTTGAGTGTGTGGTAACCCTGAATGTATGGTTCTTGTTTGGAGTTAGGGTTAAGTAGAATATAGGAATAATGGTAATAAtttagacgtgtgtgtgtgtgtgtgtatatataatatacaccTTTGTTTTTTTATCCTTAGCTTTCTTCTTCTCCGTTGGTGATAAATGGAGGCAAATAAGACAGTTTACACTTCAGACTCTTAAAGATTTTGGAATGGGGAAGAAGAGCATAGAAGAGCCGATTTTAGAGGAGATCCACCATCTTGTAGAGTACTTTAGGAGCTTAAATGGTGAGTTCATTATGTCAGGTGTAGGGATGAGCTTACAAATTCAGAACAGCATTATGAATGCTTCACCACAATACCAGAGCCTTTACAGTTTCGGGCCGCGGCAGGGGGAGATTAACCCACCCTTGTCGCCACATCTAGCCTCTGGGCCATTTGGTCTTGCTCTTGTGCTTGTATCTGGCCTTACAAGTCCATCACCTGATTAAACAGATGCATGCCTTTCCATGAATTCTGGTCCACATGAACAACATTATCAGATATTCGGAGGATTGTCTTCAGCTGCACATCACAGTCTTGACTGTACATTATGAACACTAATATAAACCAGGCCAGCACCATGAGGTTGTGCACCTCCAGTGGTACATCACTTGCTGAACATGTATGATAAAGCAATTCCCAATCCCAGATACTATATAGACTGCCTGTAAAATGCCTGTGAGTTAATTGCACTCTTTTTGCATGATTAGAGCAGCCATTTGACCCCAGCATTATCTTGAGTTGTGGCAACTCCAATGTCCTTGCTAACATACTGATGGGAACTCGCTATGATTACAATGACAAAAAGTGGATGAAAATTTTGCAAGATTCACGAGAAGCTTTTCATATTCTGTCTTCTAACTGGGGTCAGGTAAGCAATCTTATTCTCCTTTTTTGTACTGCTACAAGTAGGTCAAATGACATATCATTGGGcaacatggtggtgtagtggttagcgctcttcccTTGCACCACTGGGTCccaagttcgaatcccagccagggcattatctgaaCAGAGTTTgggtgttctccccatgtctcctctgggtttcctctgggcactacgGTTTCACCCCAAAATCAtacaaagttaattggcttaccccttaaattgcccctagactacacTAGGTAGACTACATGATACAACAtaaacatgtgactatggtaggaattagattgggaggccctctgagggacagttaagtgacaagactatatactctgtacactgctgtggaagatgttgacgTTATATCTATAGCAATCTAAATAATAATACTCTCATCGAGCAAAggttggatttatactttttccacccctaggccaGCTTTCTTGCGACTtcacatccatgtgcagcagtccccCATTTATGCACAGCACCAACTTCCATGTATAAGGTCCATGTGCGTGCTCCCGCTGCTCGTTCACTGCAGGGattggtgaacgggaacatgtgttcccgaaGCCAGTCAAAGTGCCTGTGAATTAATAAACTTTGCTCCAATTAGCCTTATTCATTCATTAAATGAAAGTTaaaagtagagaaaaaaaaagcacacttAATCCTGTAAACACAGTATTAAATGTGCATCGCCAGCTAGTGGGCAAAAAGAAAAATTGCTTGACAGCATTttagaaaatacataaatagttacctttgggACTCAActtctttaatatgtatgtcatgagggtatattattattttagAAAATAAGGCCATGTAATTATTGATAGgttacaaaaaaatacaaaacaacaacaagacacctttatttccaaatattatatgttgccatacattgtactagggacatcatttaaatgtgatagccaggacacatgggcaaataaaatgtgtgttttatctacaatcgcattgttttattttaaaactatagggggtgaAATTGgataaatagtgtatttttctattttccccttggttttcccctttaaatgcatagaaaatcaAGTAATTCCTGAAAACCAGAatcgcccacaaaaagcctatggcgtggtgtaaaaaaacaaaatatagatcacatatagaatttttttttcctccttgtagcctaatattttttttttcccctaataaCATTAATATATGTTTATATTTTGTCCACAGATATATGACACATTTCCAAGAATCATGTCATATTTACCTGGACCACACAGAAAAATACCTACTATTCTTGATGACTTTACAGATACTTTGAAGGAGAACATCAGAACCCACCAAGAAACTCTAGATCCAGCCTGTCCGCTAGATTACATTGATTGTTTCCTTATCAGAATGAAGCAGGTAAGGCAATACCTGGTAGAATAGAAACATACCGTAGGCTTTTCAAACCTGCTAGATGGTTCTTGCAGTCATagcagcctctgctgagaatctagcctgTGTACGGTGACCCCAATGTGTCAGCAAGAGATCCGGCCTGTCAGATTATCTTGTCCAAGTGCAGGTGGCAACTATTCTTATCCTCTTTACCAATCCTACGCCATTGTGCACTGTGTGTCTTCCCGCCTCCTCTGCCCATAGCAACAGAAGGCAGGCTAGCCCCTAACTTTCGCCTTAGGTACTGAGTCCTGATCCCTGTGGTTGACTGTTCTGTTACACATATACGGGGCACCAGTTTTTATATTGTTGACCTAATTGTTAGTTCTCTGAAGGGTTTCTTTAGAAAAACATGGGTTTCCGATGTAGTTTTTATCTGCTGCAgcagtgttttgttttctttttaataaatggGATTACACACTTGTGGCCTTCAAATTACTGTTACTACAGctttcctttaaaggagaactgtaaggtctataaagaaaaacaaattaGATACTCACCGAAgaggaggaaaggctctggatccattAGAGCCTCCCCATTCCTCTCTGCATCCCCTCGTTCCACCGCCAGGACCTCCAATCCAGCTGCCAACCTATAAAGTCAAAGAAGTACTCAGGTTCCAGAATACTTATGAAGGCGAGTGACTCCGTACTGCGTATGCACGAGCACATTACAGAACCGCTTGTCTTCAAAAGCACTTGGAGACCcaaatctgctgctggcagcagatttgaacagggggggggggggggggggcggttttgGAATAAGGGGGCATGgaaaggaacaggaaggctccagaggatccagagccttctctcctcTTAGGTGAGTGTCTAACTTTTAGTTTTTGGACCATACCGTTCTCCTTTAAACCAACCTCTGAATTCATAGATCGTACAGAAGACCTAGCTGAGCTACATACATGTGAGAAACTCGTCATCTGCTTTGGCCAAGCCATAGTCAAGCAAATGTGAAGTTCTCCTGTATCTTCATTCACAGGAAGAGTTGAATCCAAGTGACTCCCCATTTACAATAAATTATCTGGCACCAGTGCTCCTTGATATGTTCTTAGCTGGAATGGAAAGCAATGCATTCACTCAGCACTTTGGCTTCCTAATACTAATCAAGCATCCTGAGATACAAGGTATGTGGTTTACTTCTAGTAAAAATAAGAGACATGTTTGGCCTGTGGGGAGGATAAGATATGGAGCTTTGCTCCTGACAGATTCTAGAACTGGATATGCGTAAAGGATCATACAGATATTGTCTGCTGAGCATACCTNNNNNNNNNNNNNNNNNNNNNNNNNNNNNNNNNNNNNNNNNNNNNNNNNNNNNNNNNNNNNNNNNNNNNNNNNNNNNNNNNNNNNNNNNNNNNNNNNNNNNNNNNNNNNNNNNNNNNNNNNNNNNNNNNNNNNNNNNNNNNNNNNNNNNNNNNNNNNNNNNNNNNNNNNNNNNNNNNNNNNNNNNNNNNNNNNNNNNNNNGAGCATACCTATGAACATGCCGtggggagatttgggtgcaggataaagccgatatatgtctcaccctgctcctacacaagtcctggcggcggtaattactattcccccttcctgGTCGCCGTGGATgatggggaataatgtaattcggcttccagctattgctggagaccGAATTACAGTgatttaaaagtaatttgagctccaTTTTCTGACGGCGCACAAATTACTTCCTGAgccccgctatagccataattcctattatagcctatggtggcgccggttgCACCCAAATCTCTTGCTCTGTTTTAACAGTGCTCAGTCTCCTGAACCCATTGTTATCATTTCAGACCACAGTTTTAggaatgttgaaaaaaaaaaacagctcgaCTGTCCTACAGCCAATTAGATAGGCCTCCCTTACTAAACATTTAGCTTGTAAGTCTCAATCCATAGATCCATTATCTCTGGATGTCCTACAGATAAGCTCCATGAAGAGATTGACCAAGTAATTGGCCAAACTCGGGAACCTAAAGTGGAAGACAGGAGCCAGATGCCATACATGAATGCTGTTATTCACGAAATCCAGAGGTTCGCTGATGTCTTTCCCATGGGTTTGACCAGAGCCACCACCAGAGATATTACATTCCGTGGCTACTTTTTAGCTAAGGTAAGCTAAAGGTATCTTTGTAGACAATTTACAAATAATGCCGCAGATTACTCAGTCATGGGACTTCTTTTTTAAGGCGTATGAAGAAAGACCCATTTGCACTGCCCAACAATCATTCAGGTGAAACCTTTCATAAGGGCCCTTTTTCTACTAGCTGTGATCAGTTTCAAAATGTGGATCATAGCCGATTCGCCTATCGCAAAAGCACCATGATTTACATGTAACGCACGGTGCTCATTTCCCATTAGTGTGCatagttttttccccaaacgcagccGCCCGCTTGCGCGATTCTTGTTACAATCCCACACTGTTCCCGACAGGTACGGTGCAAATGGCAGCAAGTGGAAATTGCTGTTTGTGCGATTCCAAAAGCAATAAGCCATGGAAAACGGCCCTTTTTCCACCTTTTCAGATTCTTGTGCAGCTTTTTTTGGTGGCTTTCAGACAACTTAGAAAGGCCTTTATGAGCTCCTTATAAAATACTGTCTTTGTATAATATCATCTTTTTAAACGTGGGTGATCTGAGTTGTACTTTTGTGTTGTAATATCTTAGGATACAGATGtactttttgtttaaagggcaactgaagagaaaggaatatggaggctgccatatttatttcgtttgtagcaatactagttgcctggcagccctactgatcctcttcctccaatacttttagtaagaggccctaaacaagcatgcagcaggtgtttctgacattattgtcagatctgacaagattagctgcatgtgatttctggtgtgattcagacactgctaaagccaaatagatcagcagggcttccagacaactggtactgtttaaaaggaaacaaatatggcagcctccatatccctctcacttcatttgcCCTTTTGTTCTTCGGAagaactcgggctcccgaagtctCCTACAGCGGgagatttgaacggaggagccTGTGGGGGAACGAGCAGATgagaggaataagaggaacaagaaggctctataggacccagatccttctccctccttaggtatctgttttttaatttaaatattgcttcagattcactttaaggcatGTTCCTGGCCAGTATGGCATTGATAAGAAGAGCTCGATACCTGCAAAAAGTGTTTGTGAGCTTCCGCTCACATGCTAAGTAGTACATCTGGAACCAGTGCACTGGTGTGGGTCTTTCCATGTTGGAGACTCACGGATGGCAGCCAGGCCTACACAAACCAAgctgccttaaagcggaatataaccctgcatttcaactttgctctaaaacattatttacagcatattatatgcaaccagcatttttttttactagaccagcattggaagggttacacacagagctttaaagttccgtggagagaactgctccccgcagccgaagtttagatagatacatttcactaaacagaatgtaacaagtgtggaatgtgactcactctctctgactgtgcaggagctggaggacagccaaagagtgtgtaacattcctcacttgttacattctgtttacttaaatgtatctatctaaacttcggctgcggggagcagttctctccacggaactttacagctctgtgtgtaacccttccaatgctggtctagtaaaaaaaaaaatgctggttgcatataatatgctgtaaataatgttttagagcaaagttgaaatgcagggttatattgcgCTTTAACCACACTCTGCTGTCCCAATGTGCTTGCATGGGTGGGGGTGCTTTCAGTGTGGCTGGCCTGCCGCAGTTCAAGTGACTGCATGTGCTACCACGGGTGGTGGTGTCTGCCCGCGGCTTATCTCCACCTGCCACCGGCTACACACAACTTCCTTCACATGGGAACACCAAGGAAAAGGGTGGGGGCGATCAGTCCACTCACTCCCAGGGACACGACTACCGGTGCGTTTCGCACCACCTCTTGGGACTTCCTGAGGATATAATTTGTATCTGTCATTGCTTCTTTTGCATACTGATAAAGCATTTGAACTGTTTATTTTTCAGGGCACCAATGTTCTCCCTATGTTGACTACAGCTTTAAAGGACCCTGCCCATTTTGAAAAACCTGACAAATTTTACATCAAACATTTCTTGGATGATAATGGCAAATTTAAGAAAAACTGTGCTTTTCTTCCATTCGCTGCAGGTAAGAACAAGCAGTATTGTTGCACGTGGTCATTTATTTAGGGACAATGTAAAATAAACCATAGTTAGCATAGTGTCCCATAGTATTTGGGAGTTTTGGCTCAGTAGAGACATAGAACCAAATGTCTGATATCAGTCAAGCACTGTACAGTAGCTGATATCAGGCATTTGGCTATACAGTGAGGGTGCTTATGAAGACAGAGCAGAGGAAGGCTAGTATCTGTTAAGGTACAAGTTAGGACTGAAGGGTTGTTTAAGGAGATTGCTGAAGGGCGTATTATTTAACAAtttggcttaaagggatactgtaggggggtcgggggaaaatgagttgaacttacccggggcttctaacggtcccccgcagacatcctgtgttggcgcagccactcaccgatgctccggccctgcctctgggtcacttctggaatttcagactttaaagtctgaaaaccactgcgcctgcgttgtcgtgtcctcgatcccgctgatgtcatcaagagcgcacagcgcaggcccagtatggtccgtgtctgcgcagtacactcttggtgacatcagagggagcgaggacacgggcgtgcaggcgcagtggttttctgactttaaagtcagaaattccagaagtgaactggaggcggggccggagcatcggtgagtggctgcgccaacacaggatgtctgcgggggaccattagaagccccgggtaagttcagctcattttcccccgacccccttacagtatccctttaagagcatAGGATTAGGCGATAGGAAAAAGTCTACATTGAGGAGACGTCAAGGTTAGGCATTTTAAAGTAGTCTATTTGAAGAAAGTAAGGGTTTAAGATTAGGCATTAGACAGGAGTATACATTGGAGTTGTggtgatggggaggggggaggagaggcatTAGGTGGGAGTTTGTGCTGGTGGAGAGGCTAGGTATGAGGGAAGATTATACACTAAGGGCAGGGTAGGGTAACACATAAGGAAGAGGTTTAAACAGGGGGAAATTAGGAAGGCATTTTATATTTgggaggggtgggagggttaggcatcagaaaggggtttACATGGATGGGGGATTGCTTAGGGTTAAGGGGAGGCACCAGAATGAAGCAGGCCATTTTACAGACAGCTGATTTACTGGGAGACATGccaaaaaaacacttaaaagaaAGCTTATAAAATATTGGTGATCACACCTTGCTAACATTTAGTGTCAGCTTATTTCTACCTGCTCCgacatttagggcccattcacacttaaaagcgcaaaacgccggcgattaccgccggcgttttgcggaagTGATTTTTTTCCTGCGATTTAACACGGAAACATCACTGGACGTGATAGCGTTTAGCGCTCCATAGTAATGAAACGCGactgccgggaaatcgcctgaaaatggtgcaggctactcgTTTGCATTTGGTGTTTTGCGTTAATCGCAGGCAATTTAAtgtaaatcgcccaagtgaga
Coding sequences within it:
- the LOC137528218 gene encoding cytochrome P450 2C16-like, with the protein product MIDLQCIAAGLVGIATFIIVLSYWKFLSRRGKLPPGPFPLPILGNFLQLQYHGLLPALLKMSKENGPIFTVYFGSRPIVVVSGYQALKEVFIEYSDAFVDRGCYPLIKKMMQPEAFFFSVGDKWRQIRQFTLQTLKDFGMGKKSIEEPILEEIHHLVEYFRSLNEQPFDPSIILSCGNSNVLANILMGTRYDYNDKKWMKILQDSREAFHILSSNWGQIYDTFPRIMSYLPGPHRKIPTILDDFTDTLKENIRTHQETLDPACPLDYIDCFLIRMKQEELNPSDSPFTINYLAPVLLDMFLAGMESNAFTQHFGFLILIKHPEIQDKLHEEIDQVIGQTREPKVEDRSQMPYMNAVIHEIQRFADVFPMGLTRATTRDITFRGYFLAKGTNVLPMLTTALKDPAHFEKPDKFYIKHFLDDNGKFKKNCAFLPFAAGRRSCIAESLVRLQLFLFFTIILQKFTLKSEVDPKDLDISPEETSLESIPPNHKIIFIPRTVGGA